From the Rhodothalassiaceae bacterium genome, one window contains:
- the uppP gene encoding undecaprenyl-diphosphatase, translated as MPFWHLVLLALVQGITEFLPISSSAHLILLPRLLNWQDQGVLIDVAAHVGTLIAVIGYFRTEVARMLLAALGILGSGAARRRLEDAGGFAPARDLLLALVIGTLPVVVFGFVFMKTGLEDALRRVDVIAATSIGFGILLWAADRFCRPRLTLESLTWTHAALIGLAQALALIPGTSRSGITMTAARALGFTRREAARFSMLLAIPTIVAAGTLGAIELAEEGPDAPWGDALLVAALSCVVAYAAIAALMRWLARHDFAPFVVYRILLGIALWLWMA; from the coding sequence CTCGTCCGCGCATCTGATCCTCCTGCCCCGGCTCCTCAATTGGCAGGACCAGGGCGTGCTGATCGACGTCGCCGCCCATGTCGGCACGCTCATCGCCGTGATCGGCTACTTCCGCACCGAGGTCGCCCGGATGCTGCTTGCCGCCCTCGGCATCCTCGGCAGCGGAGCGGCGCGCAGGCGGCTCGAGGACGCGGGCGGGTTCGCGCCGGCGCGCGACCTCCTGCTCGCGCTCGTCATCGGCACGCTGCCGGTCGTCGTCTTCGGCTTCGTCTTCATGAAGACGGGCCTCGAGGATGCGCTGCGCCGCGTCGACGTGATCGCCGCGACCAGCATCGGCTTCGGCATCCTTCTGTGGGCCGCCGACCGCTTCTGCCGGCCGCGACTGACCCTGGAGAGTCTGACATGGACGCATGCCGCGCTCATCGGGCTGGCCCAGGCGCTCGCGCTGATCCCGGGCACGAGCCGCTCGGGCATCACGATGACGGCGGCGCGCGCCCTGGGCTTCACGCGCCGGGAGGCCGCCCGCTTCTCGATGCTGCTGGCGATCCCCACGATTGTCGCGGCGGGCACGCTCGGCGCCATAGAGCTTGCGGAAGAGGGTCCGGATGCGCCCTGGGGTGACGCCCTGCTGGTGGCGGCGCTGTCCTGCGTCGTCGCCTATGCGGCGATCGCGGCGCTCATGCGCTGGCTCGCGCGCCACGATTTCGCGCCCTTCGTCGTCTACCGGATCCTGCTCGGCATCGCGCTGTGGCTGTGGATGGCCTGA